A single genomic interval of Dyella sp. GSA-30 harbors:
- a CDS encoding peptidase C13, giving the protein MFSLITLALLMGAPQTPAVDDFSTRVTRAKLAEGAATGPAYQKLFWDKTGNPMTDTLKGCIKSNAPADKSPFTLVADISPDGHPLRVDVRVPTPVAKCVAGQFSAWTFPKPPVQTGQTDYPIEIDVSVVP; this is encoded by the coding sequence ATGTTCAGCCTGATCACCCTCGCCCTGCTGATGGGCGCGCCGCAAACGCCGGCCGTCGACGACTTCTCCACGCGCGTCACCCGCGCGAAACTGGCCGAAGGTGCCGCCACCGGTCCCGCCTACCAGAAACTGTTCTGGGACAAGACCGGCAATCCGATGACCGACACGCTCAAGGGTTGCATCAAGAGCAACGCGCCGGCGGACAAGTCGCCTTTCACGCTGGTGGCCGACATCTCGCCGGATGGCCACCCGCTACGGGTGGACGTGCGCGTGCCCACACCCGTGGCCAAATGCGTCGCCGGGCAGTTCTCGGCCTGGACATTCCCCAAGCCGCCGGTGCAAACCGGTCAGACGGATTACCCGATCGAGATCGACGTCAGCGTCGTGCCCTGA